A window of Deinococcus cellulosilyticus NBRC 106333 = KACC 11606 genomic DNA:
AAGGGAAGACCACCCTCGGTGCAGCCCCTGGAACCCCGGCATTTCAAAGCCCACCTTCACCCTCCCGTCTGGAGGGGGTGGTCCAGAAAGGTTCGGATGCGTTCCATCAGGAGGGTGCGCAGGGTGATGCGTTCCTGATGCAGGAGCTTGCCCAGCTGTTTTTCCAACTGGTGTTCCAGTTGGTCCATGCGGGACTGCTGGCCCAGGTACAGGGCGAGTTGCCGTTGTTCTTTGCTTTGTGGGAGCGCTCCAGCAGGCAGGGGTTCAATGGTGAACTGACTGGCCTGCTGTTCCAGAAAGGCCCGCCGGGTGGGGTCGATGCTGCGTCCCCGGCCCATCAGCCGACCTCTGGGGAGCAGTCACGTTCAGGGCCAGTCTGGCTGGCGGCACTCCACTGTTGGTGTTCGTGCTGCAGGTCCAGCAAGAGTTTCATGCTGATCCCCCAGCAACGTTCGATCTTGAGGGCCAGGTCAGCGGTGAGGGGCCTCTGGCCTTCCATGATGTGCTGGAGGAGGTCTTCCGGGCATCCCAGCTGTCGGGTGAAGCCCTGGAGGGTTTGCTGTCTGCTGGTGAGTTCTAATGTCAAATATTGACCGATGGACACGGGGGGACCGTGCCTGGCGTCTGTTGGATTTTGCATTTCAAGCCTGTGCTTTCCTGTCACGGGGCTGCTGGGTCCCAGAGACCAATGGGTCAGAGGGATGGAAGCATGCCTTAAAAGAGCAGTGAAAGAACCGGAGTGATGTTCAATTCAGTTGTAAGGTAAGACACCTGTTTTCATTGTACACCCTGCCTGTGATGGGCAGGTGAAACGGTCAGGGGGAGTGGGGTTGAGTTCCATGGTGTCGAAGTGACCTCGTCCCAGAGGGCAATAAAAGCCTACTTTATCCCGGGTGCCACGGACGACACTTTAACCCCTGGTAAGCGTTTGAGGAACCCACATGCTGGTCCCAAGATGCTTCGGTAGGGGAGCGACGTTCTGTGGGATATACAGGAATCAATAGGAGGAGTGTGATGCCCAGAATTCAAACCGGAACCTTGAAGATGATCAGGTCTTTTTGGATCCCAGGCCCTCAATCGGAAGGACAGCCACACCATGGAAGAGGTGATTTGTTGGGTCCCTGACCCTGAACTGGTTGGAGTCATCATGGCCGCAGAAGGAGAGCTCACAACAGACAAATCTCACGGAAATTGATCCCTGATCAACCCCTGATCTGCCCTGACTCAGAGGACAGCCATCCACCGCATTGATTCATTGCCTGCAAAGATGACGGTTTGCCTCCGCAGGCTTCAGGTGCAGGTGAGACCATGGGACATGCATGACTTCAAAGTTGCCTTCTGGAAAGACCACCTCACTGAACACCTGAAGGGTGTCGCTGAACACCTGGAAAGCAACGGATATTTCTTTGTGTGGAGGGACGCCACGGAGGCTGTGGTTCATCCTCTCCGGCTGGTTCACCCCGGAACCCGTCCTGGGGAAGCCGTGGCCTGCGAAGTGTGGCATGAGGACCGTTGCATTCTAAGGTTCTCCCGCTTCGCTTTTGATGATGGTGTGGGTGCGTTGATCAACCAGATGGTGGTCGACGTCCAAAAAACAGTACAGCAGGCCTGAGGAGGACGGACCTTCGGGTTGAAGGGAAGCCTGAAAACCCGTTGCACCTCAGGGCTGGGTGCGGTGCTCTCGGGCTTCCCGTAGCGCTTCAAGAATCACCTGCTCGGTGTCCTGCGGTCCCAACAGCGGAACGGCCAGCGCTTCAATGTCCGTCAATTTGGTGCGAATGTCATGGTCAGCGAGGCCCACCTGCATCTGGCGGTGGCGGGCATACTGGTCTTTGAACCGCAAACGGACAATTTCGGTGAGCAGTCGGCGCAAGGTGGAAAGCAACAGATCGTTGTTCATGAGACCTTCAGAAGTGATTTGTGAAAGCCTGGGAAAAACCCAGCGTTCTGGGATTGATTTTGTATCTGTGCAGACACCTGGGTGCACTGCAACACGAGGAACATACTGCTGCAGTGCCTGCCACAGGAGCATCAGGACCCACCCCAACTGTCCCCTATGTCATCTGACAGAGAGGGCAGTTTGTTGGCTTGCGGTGCCCTGCAAGGTGGAGGCTCTGGGAGCCAGGGCGTAAATGCACATGCGGCCCACGAATCGTCCATGCAACCATCCTCGCTGGCGCATGGCTTCCAGGGTGGCTTCAACCTCTTGTCGTTTCAGGTTTAGCTGACGGGACACCAGGAAAGCAGTTTCACTCTTTCCTCCCTGAAACCAGCGCTTGAGCCCTTCAAACCAGTCTTCCCGAACCAGTTGCACATCGAAGGTGAACCTGCGTTTGCTGTACCTGATGCTGCCACGCGTGTCGGACTGAACGAGTCCTTCGGTGATCAGGTCATCCATCACCAGATGCACATTGATGGCCGTACAGCCCAGAGCATGGCGAATCTCGACTCCTCCCACAGATTCGTTTTCGTCCAGCAGGGCAAGCACGAGGTTTCGGTGGGTTTCGGTGGTGTTCCAGGGTGCAGTCAGGTGC
This region includes:
- a CDS encoding helix-turn-helix transcriptional regulator, translated to MQNPTDARHGPPVSIGQYLTLELTSRQQTLQGFTRQLGCPEDLLQHIMEGQRPLTADLALKIERCWGISMKLLLDLQHEHQQWSAASQTGPERDCSPEVG